In one window of Zhongshania aliphaticivorans DNA:
- a CDS encoding adenylate/guanylate cyclase domain-containing protein yields MSNQDRIFKAYLDDQRQSLQAPLGSVFAFTESLLELSVISELESLKADVEKIANASSSMMEMLASISALTPSSQTELSRLRHDLRNAIGLVDGFSEILLEDCDDKIASEYIGQIRHQSQLFQARLEQFTLGNDGAVAADPIEAIFKSFKRGILRDDREHMAASILVVDDNDSSRDLLAHQLQRQNYMVIEAASGERCLEIMRSAEPDVVLLDLVMPDMNGYEVLQVIRGDEALRRIPVVVISGMQDEEGAVRCIDAGASDYLLKPVNGTLLRARISASLETKQWRDREREYLAELEKSQRFIRKIFGRYLSDEIVQRLLDDNDGLKLGGELRQVTVLMADIRGFSALSQQLGPEQCVTLLNNYFGKMTEVIQRFRGTVDEFVGDGILVIFGAPLSDKDDCDRALACAVAMQLAIKDVNALNVADGLPEISMGIGLNTGDVVAGNVGSELRSKYGVVGHNVNLTGRIESCTVGGQILASPATMAGASVEVLAGEQVSVSLKGMGDAVQLSEVLGVGMPYDLLLNPSSVQWQGCSNKLCLQLTLMAGKQAGASQYTVTLDARAGDKLRVISSEALPVLADVRIDGFEACYAKITTQNTEREYVVTMTSTSPELQGVLQRAFSE; encoded by the coding sequence TTGAGTAATCAAGACCGTATATTTAAAGCGTATTTAGATGATCAGCGTCAGTCGCTGCAGGCGCCGCTTGGGTCTGTCTTTGCGTTTACTGAGTCATTGCTTGAATTAAGTGTGATCTCTGAATTAGAGAGCTTAAAGGCGGACGTAGAGAAGATTGCGAATGCGTCGTCGTCCATGATGGAGATGTTGGCGTCTATTTCAGCGTTAACACCGAGTTCGCAAACGGAGTTGTCCCGCTTACGGCACGATTTACGCAATGCCATTGGTTTGGTTGATGGTTTTAGCGAAATCCTTTTAGAAGATTGTGACGATAAAATTGCCAGCGAGTATATTGGCCAGATTCGGCACCAGTCCCAATTGTTTCAAGCTCGATTAGAGCAGTTTACCTTGGGTAATGACGGTGCTGTGGCGGCTGACCCCATAGAGGCCATTTTCAAGAGCTTTAAGCGCGGTATTCTGCGCGATGATCGTGAGCATATGGCGGCAAGTATTTTGGTGGTTGATGATAATGATAGTAGCCGTGACTTACTTGCTCATCAGTTACAACGTCAAAACTATATGGTGATAGAAGCTGCCAGTGGTGAGCGCTGCTTAGAGATTATGCGCAGTGCAGAGCCAGATGTGGTGTTATTAGATTTGGTGATGCCCGATATGAACGGCTACGAGGTGCTTCAAGTTATTCGTGGCGATGAGGCCTTGCGGCGCATTCCGGTCGTTGTCATTAGTGGTATGCAAGATGAAGAAGGGGCGGTACGTTGCATTGATGCGGGTGCTAGTGATTATTTGCTTAAGCCCGTTAACGGTACGTTGCTAAGAGCGAGAATTAGCGCGTCGTTGGAGACCAAGCAATGGCGAGATCGCGAGCGTGAGTACCTTGCTGAGCTAGAGAAAAGTCAGCGCTTTATTCGCAAAATATTTGGTCGCTACCTATCAGATGAAATAGTTCAGCGTTTACTTGATGATAATGACGGCCTAAAGCTGGGCGGTGAGCTTCGTCAAGTGACGGTATTAATGGCGGATATTCGTGGTTTCTCGGCTCTAAGCCAGCAATTAGGGCCTGAACAATGTGTGACCTTGCTGAATAACTATTTTGGCAAAATGACAGAGGTAATACAGCGCTTTAGGGGCACCGTTGACGAGTTTGTCGGCGATGGCATTCTGGTTATTTTTGGTGCCCCCCTTAGTGATAAGGACGATTGCGATCGAGCGTTGGCTTGTGCTGTTGCGATGCAGCTCGCCATAAAAGATGTGAATGCGCTTAACGTGGCTGATGGTTTACCCGAAATCAGTATGGGTATTGGTTTGAATACCGGTGATGTAGTGGCCGGCAATGTGGGCTCTGAATTGCGCTCAAAATATGGCGTGGTTGGTCATAATGTGAATTTAACGGGCCGGATTGAGTCCTGTACTGTGGGGGGGCAAATATTGGCGTCGCCTGCCACCATGGCGGGGGCTTCTGTTGAGGTGTTAGCTGGAGAGCAAGTTAGCGTTTCGCTTAAAGGCATGGGTGATGCGGTACAGCTGTCTGAGGTTCTGGGGGTGGGTATGCCCTATGATTTATTGCTAAACCCAAGCTCAGTTCAATGGCAGGGCTGTAGTAATAAATTGTGTTTGCAGCTCACTTTAATGGCTGGGAAGCAGGCTGGGGCGAGTCAATATACTGTGACGCTGGATGCACGTGCTGGCGACAAGCTGCGGGTTATCAGCAGCGAGGCGTTACCGGTTTTGGCTGATGTTCGTATCGATGGCTTTGAGGCTTGCTATGCGAAAATCACCACCCAGAACACGGAGCGTGAATATGTCGTCACTATGACGTCGACCAGTCCTGAGCTGCAAGGGGTTTTGCAGCGTGCGTTTAGTGAATAA